A genomic window from Lycium barbarum isolate Lr01 chromosome 4, ASM1917538v2, whole genome shotgun sequence includes:
- the LOC132636594 gene encoding secretory carrier-associated membrane protein 1-like encodes MAGHYYNDNPFDEEQQDNPFQDQGARGNQSNYGSGAFFMTNPASVPPAINSRLSPLPHEPADYDRGATVDIPLDNSKDQKNKEKELQAKEAELKKREQDLKRREDAIARAGVVIEEKNWPPFFPIIHHDIANEIPVHLQQLQYIAFFTLLGLAGCLLWNLIAVTSAWIKGQGITIWLLAIIYLISGVPGAYVLWYRPLYRAMRTDSALKFGWFFLTYLFHIGFCIIAAVAPPIFFKGKSLAGILPAIDLLGWSGLVGVFYFIGFAFFCLESLVSIWVIQQVYMYFRGSGKAAEMKKEAARSTMMAAL; translated from the exons ATGGCTGGACATTATTACAATGATAATCCTTTTGATGAAGAACAACAAGATAACCCCTTTCAG GACCAAGGGGCTCGAGGAAATCAATCAAATTATGGTAGCGGTGCATTTTTTATGACG AATCCTGCAAGTGTTCCTCCTGCTATAAATTCGAGGCTTTCACCTCTTCCTCACGAACCTGCTGACTATGATCGTGGTGCAACAGTTGATATCCCTCTCGATAATTCAAAG GATCAGAAGAATAAAGAGAAAGAACTCCAAGCTAAAGAAGCTGAACTGAAAAAAAGAGAACAG GACCTGAAAAGGAGGGAAGATGCTATAGCAAGAG CTGGAGTTGTCATAGAGGAAAAGAATTGGCCACCTTTCTTCCCCATCATCCATCATGATATTGCTAATGAAATTCCAGTCCATCTACAGCAGTTGCAGTATATTGCATTTTTTACATTGTTGG GTTTGGCAGGTTGTCTTCTATGGAACCTTATAGCAGTTACCTCAGCTTGGATCAAAGGACAAG GTATAACTATCTGGCTTCTTGCTATTATCTACTTAATATCCGGTGTCCCAGGAGCCTATGTGTTGTGGTATCGTCCTCTATATCGTGCAATGAG GACGGATAGTGCACTGAAGTTCGGATGGTTCTTCTTAACATATCTC TTTCACATTGGATTCTGCATCATTGCTGCTGTGGCACCTCCGATCTTCTTCAAGGGAAAATCTTTAGC TGGTATCTTGCCCGCAATTGATCTCTTAGGCTGGAGTGGTTTGGTTGGG GTATTCTACTTCATCGGGTTTGCATTCTTCTGTCTTGAATCACTGGTCAGCATATGGGTTATTCAG CAAGTGTACATGTATTTCCGAGGAAGTGGCAAAGCTGCTGAGATGAAGAAAGAGGCTGCAAGATCGACAATGATGGCAGCACTATGA